Genomic DNA from Synergistaceae bacterium:
TTACAATTTTGAAGGTTAATGCTTTATGTGAAAGAAGTGATGACGCAATATTAAGTTACGAAATATTTGATTTTGCTATGAGCTCTGATTCTGATGATGAGAATAATAACATTTGAGATTTTACGGCCCTGATTACGGCGTTGACTGTATGCCGGACTGTGAACCGGAAGAAAACGGCTACTGGATTTGCAGCCCTGTTGAAGACGAATAAAATTTTAAGGAGGAATTAATAATGCTTAGTTACGAAATTTTTTCGAGTCATGGTACTGTATCTGCATGTGATCCAAGCTATTGGACTGCCTGCCCCCCCTGACGCCGGCGAATGTAACCCTAATGGAGTTTGCAGCCCCGATGTGAACGACTGCGGCCCTGACCACGATGTAAAATGTCTCCTTGTGTGCGATCCTGAAGAATAAATACAATGGCAGCTTTTTTTGTTGTGCTATTCCATATAATGAAAACACTTTAAAATCTATAAAGGCGAAAACCTTTTTGCATCCGATGCCGGTTGTGCGTCATCAGCTGTTTCCGTTTATCCCAATAAAGCAAAAAGTTTGATATAATATGTGCATACTAAAATTTTTCACTTCACAAAATTATATTGCATACAAGAAATATTTTACTAATACTTTTACCAATACAAGAATATTAATTTTTTGCCTCAACAGCAAGGACTCACGGAGAAAAAATAATTTATTGACACAAAAATTTTATTTATAGCAAATAGATTCATAATGATACATATGATCTCAAATAAAATCACGTTATTAATTTCGTATGGGCTGAAGTTACGAGCTTATGTAATTTGAAATATGTTCACTGCTATAATGAGTCCGAACCTGTATGCGGTCAAATTATGTCATATAGTGATTTCTGTTATATAATTGACAATCTAGTAGAATCACATGGCGTTAAAAAAATTCAGATTATAGGCGGAGAACCGTTAATGCTGGGCGATAAAATAATAAAGCATTTTGACTATATAGAAATATTCACTAATGCTGCACTAATAAATGACGAGCTAATAAATTTTTAGATAATAACTCCCCTGAATAAAGCTGCTTTCAGGAGAGTCATTTATTTATAATTTTTTCTTGAGTGAAGCTATTAAACCGCCGTCCTTAATCATATTCTTGATAAATTCCGGGAAGGGTTCAGCCTTAAAAATTTTATTCTGCGTTAAGTCCTTAATTTCGCCTGTGTCAAAATTTATGCTTACTTCGTCGCCGTCTGCGATATTTTCTGCTGCCTCAGGACATTCAAGAATGGCGAGTCCGATATTAATTGCATTACGGTAAAAGATTCGCGCGAAACTTTTTGCGATTACACAAGAAATTCCGGACGCTTTTATTGCAACTGGCGCATGTTCACGGGAAGAACCGCAGCCGAAATTCAAGCCTGCAACAATAATATCACCGTCTTTAATTTTTGCGTGAAAGTTTTTGTCAATATCTTCCATGCAGTGAGACGCTAACTCTTTCTCGTCCTGACTTGCCAAATAACGAGCCGGAATAATTACATCTGTGTCAACATGATCTCCGTATTTATGAGCGCGCATTTACATAACCTCCTTCGGGTGCGTTATATAACCTGTAATCCCTGACGCAGCAGCAACAGCAGGAGAAGCTAAATATATTTCGCTTTCAACATGACCCATTCGGCCGACAAAATTTCGATTTGTTGTAGAGACGCATTTTTCACCAGCAGCCAAGACTCCCATATGACCGCCCAGACAAGGCCCGCACGTAGGAGTCGACACAATGCACCCCGCGTCAAGAAAAATATCTACATAACCGCGTTTAATGCACTCGCGATAAATATTTTGAGTCGCCGGGATAATTATTCCTCTCACACCATCGGCCAAGTGATGACCTTTCAAAATTTCTGCTGCTGCCTGCATATCTTCAATACGGCCGTTTGTACATGAACCTATTACAATTTGGTCAATTCTTATATTTCTGCCTTCAGTGGCGGGCTTTGCGTTTTCGGGCAAATGAGGCCATGACACAGTGCAGTCGATATTATTCAAGTCAAGCTCTATTACGCTTTCATATTCTGCGTCGGGGTCTGGATCGTATGAAGTCCATTCGCGTGTTACTCTGCCGTTAAGATATTCTCTCGTGATGTCATCAACTGGGAAAATTCCATTTTTCGCGCCTGCCTCGATAGCCATATTAGCAATAGTGAGTCTGTCTGACATTGATAATTCTTTGAGACCTTCGCCGCTGAACTCAAGAGATTTATATAATGCTCCGTCAACGCCGATTTTGCCGATTAAGTATAATATTAAATCTTTGCCGGACACAAATTTTTTCTTCTTGCCGGTAACATTTACACGAATCGCCGCCGGAACTTTGAACCACGTATAACCAGCTGCCATTGCTGCGCCCATGTCCGTAGAGCCTACACCGGTCGAGAATGCATTTACTGCGCCGTATGTGCAAGTGTGAGAGTCTGCGCCGATAATTGCTTCACCGGGTGCAACGAGTCCCATTTCAGGTAATAAAGCGTGTTCGATTCCCATTTTGCCGACATCAAAGAAATTTTCAAGCCCGAATCTTTTCGCAAATGTCCGGCACTGTTTGCACTGAGTCGCTGATTTAATATCTTTGTTGGGCGTGAAGTGATCCATTACCATAACGACTTTTTTCGAGTCAAAGACTTCATTAAAACCGGCTGACTCAAATTCATTTATAGCAACCGGACTCGTTATATCATTGCCCATGACCATATCTAATTTTGCTTGAATCAGCTGTCCCGCATGAACTTCATCGAGTCCCGCATGACGCGCGAGAATCTTTTGAGTCATCGTCATTCCCATAAAATTTTTACCCCCTATTATTTATCTGACTAGTTTAAATAATTATACATACTTGAGCATATAATTTGCTATTATTCTTTTATTAATGGAGAAAATTTTTCGCAGCTCGTAAATTCATGAATAACGCTGATTTGTAAAAATTTTTCGGGCGATATAATTAACTGTAACTCAAAAATTTTAACAAGGAGGAAAATTTATCGTGAAGAAATTTGCATTATTCGCGCTTGTTATTGCGTTATTTGCTGGTGCAGCATTTGCAGAGGACGCAAAATTTCATATCGGAGTCATGACCGGCACAGTTTCTCAGAGTGAGGACGATTTACGCGGTGCAGAATTAATGATTCAGAAATACGGCGACGCTTCCAAAGGCGGAATGATCACGCACGTAACTTATCCGGACAATTTCCCGTCAGAACAAGAGACAGTTATTGCGCAGATAGTCGGACTTGCTGACGACCCATTAATGAAAGTTATCGTTGTTAATCAGGCAGTCCCCGGCACAGCAGAAGGTTTCAGAAGAGTACGCGAGAAAAGGCCTGATATTTTACTGCTTGCGGGCGAACCTCACGAGGACCCCGGCGTAATCACTGAGTCAGCACATATCGCAGTTCATACAGACCATATCGGACGCGGTTACACTATTCCATTAGGTGCTAAGAAAATGGGCGCAAAAACTTTCGTACATATTTCTTTCCCTCGTCATATGAGCTATGAGACACTCGGACTCAGACGTGCAATAATGGAAGAAGCATGCAAAGATTTGGGCATCAAATTTGTATTCGAGACAGCCCCCGATCCTACAAGCGACGTAGGCATGGCAGGAGCACAGCAATATATTTTAGAGAACATGCCCGCATGGATTGAGAAATACGGCAAAGACGCAGCATTTTTCTGCACAAACGACGGACACACAGAGCCGTTATTACGTCAGGTCGCTGCACTCGGCGGATATTTTGTTGAAGCAGATTTACCCTCGCCCGTTATGGGTTACCCCGGCGCACTTGGTATCGATTTATCAAAGGAACAGGGCGACTGGCCTGCAATCCTGAAAAAAGTTGAGGACGCAGTTGTCAAGGCAGGCGGCGGCGGTCGTATGGGAACATGGGCTTATTCATGGGGTTACACGACTACGGCAGCACTTGTTGAATACGGCAAACGCTATGTAGAAGGCACATTCACAAATAAATTAGGTTCAGCGCAGGCACTCAGAGAAATGCGAGCAGCTTACGACGAATTTTGCCCGGGCGCACACTGGGGAGCAAGTTACTTCACAGATGCAGTTACAGGCGTAAAGAATACAAAATTTATTTTATTGCGTCAGGACACATACGTTTTGGGCGGAACATTTTTAGGGCTTGCAGAAGTTGAGATCCCCGAAAAATATTTCAAGATCCGCATGACTCCCGCAAACTAAAATTTTTCGCGAAAATTTAATCTCGCAAACTCACGGGGAGTGCAAATAAACGCATTCCCCTTTTATAATATAAATTAGGAGGCGATTTTATTTGTCAGATACGAATACAAGCACATTGCTTAGACTTGAGCATATCGGCAAAGAATATTACGGCAATAGAGTCTTGTCTGATATATCGTTCAGCATTGACTCAGGCGAAATTATTGGCCTTGTCGGTGAAAACGGTGCAGGCAAATCGACGCTGTTAAATATTTTGTTCGGAATGCCCGTAATAGCTTCAACAGGAGGCTACGAGGGAGAATTATTTATTGACGGGAAGCACGTAAATTTTTCATCACCTAATCAGGCACTCGCAGCAGGAATCGGAATGGTACATCAAGAATTTTCGCTTATTCCGGGATTTACTGCAGCAGAAAATATTTTGTTGAATCGCGAAGTATTGAATCCTTCACTAATGAATTATGTATTTAGCGACAGGGTCTCGACTCTTGACCGTGAAGAAATGCATAAACGTGCAAATGCAGCGATTCACACGCTCGGAGTAAATATTAATCCTGATATGATAGTTAGTGAAATGCCCGTCGGTTACAAACAGTTTATCGAGATTGCACGCGAAATTGACAGAAAAAATACTAGATTGTTATTCCTCGATGAGCCGACAGCAGTATTAACAGAGTCAGAAGCTGAAATTTTATTAACGGCACTCAAGAAATTAGCTCGTTCAGGAATCGCAATTGTGTTTATTTCTCACAGACTGCATGAAGTAAAAGATTTGTGCAGCAGGATTCTTGTTTTGCGCGACGGAAAATTAATCACTGACCAGCCGTCAAATGAGTTATCAATAAGGGAAATTGCGTCATTAATGGTCGGCCGCGAGAGTGCGAGAGTCGAGGAACCCCCGGAGATTCCCGCAGAACCTGTAACACCTGATGATGTAAACGAGACTCTTGACATTCAGCCCGGCAAAAAGAAGAAAAAAGTTAAACCCGCTCTCAAAGTTGAACATTTATGGGTTGACATGCCCGGCGAAACTGTTCGTGATGTATCGTTTGAAGTCAAGAAGGGTGAAATTTTCGGCATCGGCGGACTTGCTGGACACGGCAAATTAGGAATCCCAAACGGTATTATGGGACTCTATCCTGCCGGCGGTAAAGTTAGACTCTTCGGGAAAAAATTAATTCTCAATCGTCCGAGAGCAGCTTTATCGCGAAAAATGGCGTTTGTTTCTGAAGACAGGCGCGGAGTCGGTTTATTGCTTGATGAGCCTTTAGACTGGAATATAACTTTTACGGCAATGCAGACTCAAGGGAGATTTTTACTCGGAATCCCGTATATTTTCCAAGTTAGGAACGAATACGCAATGAAGAAGGAAGCGCGCAAATTTATTGACTCACTCGGTATTAAATGCACTGGGCCGAGTCAGTTAGCGGGCGAATTATCCGGCGGAAATCAGCAGAAAGTTTGTCTTGCTAAAGCGTTTGTCCTGCGTCCTGACATTTTATTAATCTGCGAACCGACTAGAGGCATTGACATAGGCGCAAAAACTTTAGTTCTTGACACGTTGAAAGAATATAACCGCGAAAACGGCACGACGATAATAATTACAAGTTCAGAGCTTGAAGAGCTGCGTTCTGTCTGTGATAGAGTTGCAATAGTAGGTGAGGGAAAAATCGCGGGAGTCTTGCCTGCGTCGAGTCCTGCTGAAGATTTCGGAATGTTAATGATGGGACAGCACAAACAAAATATAGATAAGGAGAGTGAAGAGACAGCATGATAAAAAATTTTATCGATAAAGCCGGCTGGCCGAGAATTATTATAGGCTTATTTCTGCTGGGACTGTTTATAGCGGCTCCCTTTGTCGGTGTAAATGTTGACACGTCGTTAAATAATACTCTTGTGCGATTTGGCATGAACGGCGTAATGGTGCTTGCAATGATCCCTATGGTGCAGGCTGGATGCGGATTAAATTTCGGTCTGCCTCTTGGAATAATTGCGGGTTTGCTGGGTGCGACTCTTTCCATTGAGTTAAACTCTGAAATTTTATCAAAACTTGCTGAATTAGGCGGACAATATAATATTTCGTGGCTTAATCCTGCATTTATTGAAGTATATAGAGAGCCTATCGGATTTGCGAGCGCGATAATAATTGCGATACCGATTGCAGCTGTACTCGGCTGGCTTTACGGGAAATTGTTAAACCGAGTCAAAGGCGATGAAATGATGATAGCTACATATGTAGGATTCTCGTCTGTGTCGTTTATGTGTATTGCGTGGCTTCTGCTGCCTTATAAGCACCCGACAATGGTATGGGGTTATGCGGGCCGTGGCTTGCGTACAACAATAAGCGTTGAAGGTTACTGGCTGAATATATTAAACAAGGCTCTTGCGATAAAGATTAATGACAGATTCACGATTCCGACTGGAATGTTAATTTTCTTTGCTGTAATGGCTTTATTAGTATGGCTCTTCATGCGCACGAAAACAGGTACAGCAATGACGGCAGTAGGTTCAAATCCTGAATTTGCGCGCGCGTCTGGAATCAACGTCGATAAAATGCGCACGATTTCTGTAGTACTCTCGACGATATTGGGCGCGATAGGAATTATCGTTTATGAGCAAAGTTTTGGATTTATACAATTATATATGGGTCCGTTCTATATGGCATTACCGGCGGTCGCGTCGATTTTGCTGGGCGGTGCGAGCGTCAACAAAGCAAGTATCTTAAATGTTATAGTCGGAACGTTTTTATTTCAGGGAATATTAACGATGACTCCGTCTGTAATTAACAGCTATTTGCAGACTGACATGTCAGAAGTAATACGACTCATA
This window encodes:
- the leuD gene encoding 3-isopropylmalate dehydratase small subunit, whose protein sequence is MRAHKYGDHVDTDVIIPARYLASQDEKELASHCMEDIDKNFHAKIKDGDIIVAGLNFGCGSSREHAPVAIKASGISCVIAKSFARIFYRNAINIGLAILECPEAAENIADGDEVSINFDTGEIKDLTQNKIFKAEPFPEFIKNMIKDGGLIASLKKKL
- the leuC gene encoding 3-isopropylmalate dehydratase large subunit; the encoded protein is MGMTMTQKILARHAGLDEVHAGQLIQAKLDMVMGNDITSPVAINEFESAGFNEVFDSKKVVMVMDHFTPNKDIKSATQCKQCRTFAKRFGLENFFDVGKMGIEHALLPEMGLVAPGEAIIGADSHTCTYGAVNAFSTGVGSTDMGAAMAAGYTWFKVPAAIRVNVTGKKKKFVSGKDLILYLIGKIGVDGALYKSLEFSGEGLKELSMSDRLTIANMAIEAGAKNGIFPVDDITREYLNGRVTREWTSYDPDPDAEYESVIELDLNNIDCTVSWPHLPENAKPATEGRNIRIDQIVIGSCTNGRIEDMQAAAEILKGHHLADGVRGIIIPATQNIYRECIKRGYVDIFLDAGCIVSTPTCGPCLGGHMGVLAAGEKCVSTTNRNFVGRMGHVESEIYLASPAVAAASGITGYITHPKEVM
- a CDS encoding DUF3798 domain-containing protein, translating into MTGTVSQSEDDLRGAELMIQKYGDASKGGMITHVTYPDNFPSEQETVIAQIVGLADDPLMKVIVVNQAVPGTAEGFRRVREKRPDILLLAGEPHEDPGVITESAHIAVHTDHIGRGYTIPLGAKKMGAKTFVHISFPRHMSYETLGLRRAIMEEACKDLGIKFVFETAPDPTSDVGMAGAQQYILENMPAWIEKYGKDAAFFCTNDGHTEPLLRQVAALGGYFVEADLPSPVMGYPGALGIDLSKEQGDWPAILKKVEDAVVKAGGGGRMGTWAYSWGYTTTAALVEYGKRYVEGTFTNKLGSAQALREMRAAYDEFCPGAHWGASYFTDAVTGVKNTKFILLRQDTYVLGGTFLGLAEVEIPEKYFKIRMTPAN
- a CDS encoding sugar ABC transporter ATP-binding protein codes for the protein MSDTNTSTLLRLEHIGKEYYGNRVLSDISFSIDSGEIIGLVGENGAGKSTLLNILFGMPVIASTGGYEGELFIDGKHVNFSSPNQALAAGIGMVHQEFSLIPGFTAAENILLNREVLNPSLMNYVFSDRVSTLDREEMHKRANAAIHTLGVNINPDMIVSEMPVGYKQFIEIAREIDRKNTRLLFLDEPTAVLTESEAEILLTALKKLARSGIAIVFISHRLHEVKDLCSRILVLRDGKLITDQPSNELSIREIASLMVGRESARVEEPPEIPAEPVTPDDVNETLDIQPGKKKKKVKPALKVEHLWVDMPGETVRDVSFEVKKGEIFGIGGLAGHGKLGIPNGIMGLYPAGGKVRLFGKKLILNRPRAALSRKMAFVSEDRRGVGLLLDEPLDWNITFTAMQTQGRFLLGIPYIFQVRNEYAMKKEARKFIDSLGIKCTGPSQLAGELSGGNQQKVCLAKAFVLRPDILLICEPTRGIDIGAKTLVLDTLKEYNRENGTTIIITSSELEELRSVCDRVAIVGEGKIAGVLPASSPAEDFGMLMMGQHKQNIDKESEETA
- a CDS encoding ABC transporter permease, whose product is MIKNFIDKAGWPRIIIGLFLLGLFIAAPFVGVNVDTSLNNTLVRFGMNGVMVLAMIPMVQAGCGLNFGLPLGIIAGLLGATLSIELNSEILSKLAELGGQYNISWLNPAFIEVYREPIGFASAIIIAIPIAAVLGWLYGKLLNRVKGDEMMIATYVGFSSVSFMCIAWLLLPYKHPTMVWGYAGRGLRTTISVEGYWLNILNKALAIKINDRFTIPTGMLIFFAVMALLVWLFMRTKTGTAMTAVGSNPEFARASGINVDKMRTISVVLSTILGAIGIIVYEQSFGFIQLYMGPFYMALPAVASILLGGASVNKASILNVIVGTFLFQGILTMTPSVINSYLQTDMSEVIRLIVSNGMILYALTRKVRAGR